From the genome of Candidatus Binatus sp.:
ACCCTTAGTATTAAGAAAAGATGCGGGCTTCGCCCTGTTAGAAGGGGTTGGTAAGGAAATAGTCCGCGCGTCCGTTTTATTGTGTCACCCGGTTTTTGTGTCATCCTGAGCAAACTCGCGATGCTGATACTCGGAATTGAATCTTCGTGCGACGACGCTGCCGCCGCGGTGCTCGAAACCACCGCCCCGGGCATCGCCGACATTCGCTCGAGCATGGTAGCCAACCAGGACGACATCCATCGCGCTTACGGCGGTATCGTTCCCGAACTCGCGTCGCGCAGTCACCTCGTCACGATTGCTCCCGTCATCGAGCGCGCGCTGGACGGCGCCGGATGCCGGCTCGTGGACATCGCGGGAATCGCAGTCACGCGCGGGCCGGGATTGGTCGGCTCGTTGCTGGTCGGCTTGATGTTCGCCAAGGGGCTGGCGCAGGCGAGCGGCGTGGCGATGGTCGGCGTGAATCATATCGAGGGCCATCTGCTGGCGCCGCTGCTCGAAAATCGCATCGCGATGCCGTACCTGGCGCTGGTCGTATCCGGCGGTCACACCGCGCTGTTCGCGGTCGAGGATTTCGGGCGCTACCGCCGGATCGGATGCACTCGCGACGACGCCGCCGGCGAGGCGTTCGACAAGGTCGCCAAGCTGATGGGACTGGGCTATCCGGGCGGCCGCGCGATCGACGAGATGTCGCGCCGCGGCAATCGAAAGCGCGTGCGAATCCCGCGCGCCCATGTCAGGGGCGCGCCGATGGATTTCAGTTTCAGCGGGGTGAAGACGGCGGTCGCAACTATTCTGGCCAGCGAGGATGGCCGCGCCGAGCGGCCCGAGGATCTCGCCGCGAGCTTTCAGGAAGCTGTGGTCGATATGCTGGTGAAGCCGACCATCGCCGCCGCGCGCGAACTGGGCGCCGATACCATCGCACTGACCGGCGGCGTCGCGGCAAATTCGAGATTGCGCGACAGGCTGGCCGAGGCGGCGGCGGCGGATGGCCGCCGGCTGGTCGCACCCGCGCTCGAATATTGCACCGATAATGCGGCGATGATCGCGCTCGCGGGCAGCTACCGCCTGCTCCGCGGCGAGCGCGACGCGCTCAGCATCGACGCGCAAGCCAATCTCGCGCTTTGAATCCGGAGCAGATGACGATTGCACGAAAATCGCACGCGCGCCGCAAACTTAAGCCAGCCAACAGCACCGGCGGCGGAATTGAAACGCCGTCGCGGCCCGCACCGGCGCTGGCGAGAGCCGGCGTGCGTCCGGCAAAATCGCGCGGCCAGAATTTCCTGACCAGCGGCGCCGTCGCCGGTCGAATCGTCGCCGCGGCGGAGCTGTACGAATCGGACCCGGTAGTCGAGATAGGTCCCGGCCTGGGCATCCTGACCGAGAAAATCGCGGCGCGGCCATTGCACTCGCTGACGCTGGTGGAACTCGACCCGCGCCTCGCCGTTCGGCTCCGGGAGCGCTTCGCAGACGGCGCCGGCGCGAACGTTCGCGTCATCAACGCCGACTTTCTTGCGATCGATTTCGCGGCGCTCGTCACCGATCCGCCGGTCAAGGTAATCGGCAATCTTCCGTTCAATGTCGCGGCGGCCATCCTGCGCCGGCTGAGCGACAACGCGCGCATGATTTCGAGAATGGTCCTGATGTTTCAACGCGAAGTCGCCGCGCGGATTCGCGCGACCCCCGGCGAAGCGGCGTATGGCGCGTTGAGCGTATTCAACGCGCTTTACTGGGAGATCGACCTGCATTTCAGCGTCGCCGCCGGCAGCTTCCATCCGCGCCCCAAAATCGACGCCGAAGTTCTCGCTTTCACGCCCAGGGCGGAGCAAACGTTTGCGGCCGGCAGCGAAAACGAACGCGACGTGCTCGAAACCGTGCGCGCCTCGTTCTCCGCGCCGCGCAAGACGATTCGCAATGCGCTCGGCCATGCGCTTGGAATCGACAGCACGCGGATCGCGCGTGCGCTCGAACGCGCGGCGATCGATCCGGTCACGCGCGCCGAGAAGCTCGGCGTACCCGATTTTCTGAGACTCGCGCACGCGCTGCGCGCTGAACTGGCCGGCAGGATCGGCGCCCGCGATGCCTGAACTACCGGAAGTCGAATCCTTGCGCCGGATACTCGTTCGCACCGCCGTCGGCAGAACGATCGTGAGCGTTCGAATCGGCGAGAAACGGCTGCGCCGCGG
Proteins encoded in this window:
- the rsmA gene encoding 16S rRNA (adenine(1518)-N(6)/adenine(1519)-N(6))-dimethyltransferase RsmA → MTIARKSHARRKLKPANSTGGGIETPSRPAPALARAGVRPAKSRGQNFLTSGAVAGRIVAAAELYESDPVVEIGPGLGILTEKIAARPLHSLTLVELDPRLAVRLRERFADGAGANVRVINADFLAIDFAALVTDPPVKVIGNLPFNVAAAILRRLSDNARMISRMVLMFQREVAARIRATPGEAAYGALSVFNALYWEIDLHFSVAAGSFHPRPKIDAEVLAFTPRAEQTFAAGSENERDVLETVRASFSAPRKTIRNALGHALGIDSTRIARALERAAIDPVTRAEKLGVPDFLRLAHALRAELAGRIGARDA
- the tsaD gene encoding tRNA (adenosine(37)-N6)-threonylcarbamoyltransferase complex transferase subunit TsaD; this translates as MLILGIESSCDDAAAAVLETTAPGIADIRSSMVANQDDIHRAYGGIVPELASRSHLVTIAPVIERALDGAGCRLVDIAGIAVTRGPGLVGSLLVGLMFAKGLAQASGVAMVGVNHIEGHLLAPLLENRIAMPYLALVVSGGHTALFAVEDFGRYRRIGCTRDDAAGEAFDKVAKLMGLGYPGGRAIDEMSRRGNRKRVRIPRAHVRGAPMDFSFSGVKTAVATILASEDGRAERPEDLAASFQEAVVDMLVKPTIAAARELGADTIALTGGVAANSRLRDRLAEAAAADGRRLVAPALEYCTDNAAMIALAGSYRLLRGERDALSIDAQANLAL